The genomic segment GCTGGGGCATCCCGGGACAGCGGAAATTCCTCTCCGATGTCCGGCGTGGGTGCGTACTGGAGTTCGTCCGTGAACCCGGTCTGTTCCGGGGCCGGGCCGGGCTGATCGCGGCCGGACACCGGCTGGGTGGTCCGGAGCTCCGCCCGGACGTCCTCGACTCGGTACGCAATCTGTCCTGGCACCTGGTGGCGCGGAACGGCGCCCTCCATGTGCCGGGAGCGGGCCTGCGGCGGTACTCCACCGATCTCGCGACCGGGTCGGCCGGTGTGCTGCTGGCCCTGCACTCGGTGTTCGGAACTCCTGAACCCCCCGCCGACGGGCGGGGCCGCACACGTGGTGCGGTGGGCCTGCTGGATCTGCTCACACTGGGCTGATCACGGGCCGACCGGCACAACGGTCCCGGACCAGGAACCGGGACCGGTACCCGACCCGGCCGACGGGTGGTCAGGCACCCGTCGGCCGGGTCCCGTCGCGCTCGGCGGCCGATCGGCGAATGACCGATCGACGAGTGGCCGACGGGTGACGAACGGCGGGCGGGCACGGTGACCGGGCCCGCCCGCCGACCGGACCGGGCCTGTGCGAAGGCCCCTCCCCCGTGCCCTTCGCGCATCCCCCTACTCGTCCTGTTCCCGTGCCCGTTCCTACTCCCGTTCCTGTTCCCGGGCGTGCAGACAGGTCAGCCGGGGAAGCGCGTAGAGCGCGGCGTGCGCGGTCACCTCACCCGCCGGGGAGGTGACCGCTCCGGCGTCGATCAGCGCCTCCACCGCACGCAGCGCGGCCCGTTCGGGGCAGCCGAGCGCCGCCTCCGCCTCCGGCAGGGTGAACAGCGCCTCACGCGGCAGCTCCGCCAGCCGGCCGAGGGTACGCCTGCCCTCCTCCGTCAGATCCCGCCAGCCGGAGTCGAGCCGGGCCCGTACGGACACGTCGCCCGCGATCAGCTCGTCCAGGGCGGCGGCCGGGTCGGCCAGCCGGGCCGCGTACTCGCCCAGTGGCAGATGCCTCAGCACGGCCAGCCGCATCCCGCTCACCCGTACCGCCAGGGGAAGCAGTCCGCAGGCGTCGCCGATCCGCAGCGCGGCGGCCCGGTCGGTGTGGACGCGGCCGGGTCCGACGATCCGGCTCAGCAGTTCCAGCGCCTCGGCCGGGCGGAACGGCGGTACGGAGACTCGGCGCACCGCCGCCAGTCCGGCCAACTGGCCCCGGGCGCACACCACGACGGAGCTACGGCCCGTGCCGGGCAGCAGGTCGCGCACCGCGCTCTCCCCCGGGGCGTCGTCCAGCACCACCAGGGCCTCGCGCCCGGCCAGCCACGAACGCCAGGCCGCGGACGCGGACGCCGGATCGTCGTGCGCCGGATGTCCCGTCAGCCGGGCCAGTTCCGCGAGCAGGTCGGTGCGCGGGCGCGGCACCCCTTCGTCGGTGCGCATCCGTACCAGCAGCCGTCCGTCCGGGAAACGGTCGCCGAGCAGGTGGGCGGCCCGGACGGCCAGCGCCGTCTTGCCGACGCCCGCGGGCCCCGACAGCACCACCGCCTCGCCGTCGGCGGAGCCCAGCACGTCGAGCAGTTCGCGCAGCTCCTCCGTCCGGCCGGTGAAGTCCGCGGTGTCGGCGGGCAGCAGTGTGCGGGTCGCCGGAGCGGCGGGCCGGGCCCCAGCCGCGCGCCCCGCCGGCGCGGGGCGCCCCTTGGTGAGGATCGACCGGTACAGCGCGGCCAGGGCCGGGCTCGGTTCCAGTCCCAGCTCCCTGGCCAGCAACTGCCGGTGCCTGTCGTAGACGGCCAGCGCCTCGGCCTGCCGGCCGGACAGGTGCAGGGCGTTCATCCGCGCCGCCTGAAGGCGTTCGCGCAGGGGGTGTTGTTCGGCCAGTTCGGAGATTCCCTCCGTCACCGCTGTGGCGTTGCCCAATTCGATCTCGGTCTCGGCCCAGTCCTCGTACACCCCGAGACATCGGGCCTCCAGCCGTTCCGCCTCCGCCTCGATCTCCGGCGAGTGGCGAAGGCCCCGCAGCGGCGGCCCCTGCCACAGGTCGAGTGCCTGGCGGAGCAGCCCGGCGGCGGGGGCGAGGGCGCCGTTGCCCGCGGCCTCCCGGCCCTCTCGGGCCAGGGACCGGAAGCGCAGGGTGTCCAGCTCGGGTTCCGCGACGCGCAGCACATAGCCGCCGCAGTCGTGGACGAGCCGGTCACGGCCCCCGGGGCCGAACAGGGCGCGCACGGAACTGATGTAGACCTGGAGGTTCTTGCGCGCGGTGCGGGGCGGCTCCTCCGGCCACACGGCGTCGGTGAGCACGTCGACGGGGACAGGGGTGTTGGGCCGGCTCAGCAACACGGCGAGCACCAGCCGCTGTTTGAGCGGTCCGAGCGCGATCGGCCGTCCGCCGGTCTCGCCGGACAGGGACCCGAGGAGGGAGAACCGTACAGCGCCGCCGAGCACCGCGCCGCCGGACGTCGCGCCGGTGCGTGCCGGGCCGATGAGTGACCTCTCGGTGCGTGACACATCGACGGGCGCCCGGCCGGTGAGCGCCGTGCCCGTCGACGGCGCGGCGGCCGGCGCGGGGCCGGACGGCCGGGGGCGGCGGTACGTGGCGGCGGGCGCGGGGCCTGCGGAACGTGTCACGGTCATCGGCGGACCTCCGGGGGTGAGGGCGGGGCGAGCGACTGCCGTGCTCCCGTCCGATCCTCCGCGCACCGGCCACCCGGTGCATCGGGGCGACGCCCTCATGTTCACCGGCGGCGCCCCGCCGAAACGGGCCGGTCACCCCCATGTTGGGTGCTGGGCACCCATGTTCGGGCCACCGCGGGCCGGGGAACGGCCCACGGTCCCGCGTTCCGGGGCCCGTTGACCGGGACCGGCCCCGCTTCCAGGACCACGGCCCGTCCCCAACCGGCCTGTTGTACGGGTGGGCCGTCAGCCATCGCCCGTGGTGATCAGCCGCTGCCCGTGGCGAGTTCGGCGGCCAGTTCGGCGGAGAGCGCGCACAGGGCCGCCCGGTCCGACCGGCCGGTCTTGCCGAGCAGGCTCGCCATGTGCTTCTCCACCGTCCTGGGTGAGATGCACAACCGCTGGGCGATCTGCTGATTGCCCGGACGGTCGGCGAGGAGGACGAAGACCTCGTACTCCCGCGGGGTCACGCCGTGCGTGCGCAGCGGGGCGGGTATCCGTTCCCAACCGCCCCGGTGCTGCGCGACGCTCACGCCGGCCTGCCGCAGGGACGCCCGGCAGGCCCCGGCCACCGGCTGGATCTCGGCGGCGTAGAAGAACTCCTCGGCGGTGCGCAGCCAGGCGACCGGGTCGCCCCAGCCCTGGAGGAGCGCCGCGTCGGCGACCAGCCGCAGGCCCAGGTGGTGGGCGAGCGGAAAGGTCTCGGCGGTCCGGCCGGCGGCGCGGACCGCGCGGACCGCGCCCTCGTGGTCGCCCTCGCGGCCGAGCAGCACCGCCTCGGTGAGGCGGAGGAACTGCTGGTTCCAGGCGAGCGCGGCGGCCGGCGCGGCGACCGCGGCCTCGTACTCCTCGCGCCCCGCGTCCCCGGCGAGGACGGCGAGCAGCGGGTACAGACCGTACCGGCCGCTCAGATAGAAGAAGCTGGGGTGGCGTTCCTCCCAGGCCAGCGCGGCGGCGAGTTCGGTCCTGGCCCGGTCGGCGTCCTCGTCGAGGAGGGCGCCGACGCCCCTGCAGAGCCCCAGCTGGAGCGGGACGAGAAATGATTCCTCGCCGCCGACCTGCCGGAATCTCGCCAGTTCGCGTTCCATGTCCCGTCTTCGTCCCCGGTGCGCCGCGAGGGTCGCCGACGCGAGCAGCAGATAGCGGTGCGCGGCGAGGTTGCGGAGCCGGGCGCTGGCTTCGAGGGACCGCCCGATGATGTCCCGGGCGGTGTCCCACCGGCCACGCATGATCGCGTTCATCGCCAGCATGCCGTCCACCGTCTGGGTGAGCACGATCGCGCCGAGCCCGCCGGCCGCCTCCCTGGCCGCCTCCAGACGGGTGGCGTCGCCGGACCGCATGAAGGCGTTGGCGCCCAGCCGCAGCAGTGCCTCGACCCGCCAGACCGGCAGGGCGTGGCTCTCGGCGACGGCGAGCATCCGCTCCAGACAGGCGTCCGCCTCGTCGAAGCCGCGTTCGCGGGACAACAGCGCCAGCAGTTGCCATGCCTGGCAGGCGACCACCGGCAGTCCCCGGTCCTCGGCGATCTCGGCGGCCCGCCGGGCCGTCCGGTAGGCGTCGGCGAGCTGTTCACGGCCTCCCTCGCCGGGCAGCAGCGCCAGGTGGCCTTCCACCACGGCGAGCGCGGCGCGCTGTTCGGGGCGGGGTTCCGCACCGAGGAGTGTCTGTACGGTCCTGACCTGGAGCAGCGCCTCGGGTCCGCGTTCCGCCATGACGGCCGCCCAGGCGAGCCGGGTGTGGAGCTCGATCCTGCGCTCGGCGGTCTCCGTGCCCGGGCGTACCGGGCTGAGGATCGCGGCCAGGGCGAACGCCCGGTCGAGTTCGCCGGACTCCGCCTGGGCGACGAGGAGGGACTCGGTGACGGCGGGGCGGTCGGCGTCGGCGGCGAGGCCGTGGGCGCGTTCCAGCAGGACGACGGCGGAGTTGAAGGCCCCCGCCGCGAGCGTGCGGCGGCCCGCCTCGGCGTACTGGAGGGCGGCGCCGGCCCGGTCGCCCGCCGCGAGCCGTAACGCCGCGACGAGCTGACGGCGGTCGTCGGTCGGATCGGGGTCGCCCTCCTCGATGGCGAGCGCGGCACGGCGTGCGACGGCGGCCCGTTCGGCGGGGGCGAGCGAGGCGATGAGCGCTTCGGCGGTCAGTGCGTGCCGGAAGGTGTAGCGGTCGGGCGCGGCGCCGTCCGGGACGATCACGTTGGCCTCGACCGCGGACCTCAGATGGCTGAAAAGGGTGCGGTCGTCGTGTCCGGTGATGAGCTGGAGGACGGCGACCGAGAACTGGTTGCCGAGCGTGGCGGCGGTCAGCAGCAGATCCCGGACCTGGTCGTCGAGTTGGTCGATCCTGCGGGCCCAGCTGCGGACGATGGTGGTGGGCACCCCGGCGATGAGGTCGTCGGACGCCCCCCACCGGCCGTCGGTCTTCCACAGCGCCCCGGAGTCGAGCATGTCGGCGAGCAGCACCTCGACGAGGTACGGGTTGCCGCCGGCCCGCTCGGTCAGTCTGCGGTGCACCACCTGGGGCAGTTCGTCGGGGTGCGTCTCCAGGCAGATCGCGGTCATCTCACGCACGGATTCCGGTTCCAGCGGCCGGAGTTCGCTGACGGTGGCGGTCTGCCGCTGCTCGGTGGCGCGGACGAGGTCCAGGGCGGGACCCGGCTCGGGACGCAGCGTGCCGACGAGGAGGACGGGCAGGTCGGCGACGTTGTCGACGAGGTATTCGACCACCGCGACCGTCTCGGTGTCGGTGTCGTGCAGGTCCTCCAGGAGCAGTACGCAGCCCTGTTCGCGGCCCAGTACGGCCAGCAGGCGCAGCAGCGCCTCGGCGAGCTCGATGACCGTCTCGGGGTAGCCGGGAGGCACGCTTCCCCGCCATTCGGGGACGAGCCTGGCCAACGCGGGGCGGTACGGGTCCAGTTCGGGGTCAGTCGGCGGGCCTGTCGCCCTGAAGCGGGAGGACAGTGCCTCGATGAGCGGGCGGAACGGCACGACCAGCCCGGTCGACGTGGCCCGGCCCCGCAGTACGGGCAGGCCGAATCCGTAGGCCTGGTAGGCGCATTCACCGACCAGCCTGGATTTTCCGATACCCGCCTCGCCGATCAGGAAGACCGCGCGCCCCGAGCGCTGTCCGGCAGCGTTCAGGGCGCCGCTCAGCAGGCCGATCTCGTCCTCCCGACCGACGATGACCGACGAAGTGGTCCGCATGGGCGCAGGGTACTGGAGCCTTCCTCGATCGGGCAGGGCGCACTATCGGCCACACCTGAGTGGTGCGGTCCCTCAGAGCGGGGACGTCATGGTGGTGAACGGCAGATCGTGGGTGTATCCGGCGATCCGGTCACCACCGCCGAGCAGCCGGCTACGGCGGCCGAGGGCCCCGCCCGCCCCCAGCAGGACCTCCCCGGCGGGGTGGTCGGCGACCGCGGCCGGTCTCGGTCCGCTCTGCTTCCAGTCCCGTACCAGCTCGTTGTTGTCCATGGTCCTCAGCACTTCCTCTCGTGAACGTGGCGATGGGGCGTCAGGTCCTCTTGCCATGTGCCGTGTGCGTCGTTCGGGCAGTGGTGGGCGGGGTGCCGCTGTCAGTCGGCGGGGGCCCGTCCCGCCGACGGGGTGAGGAGGAGCGCGGGCGGGGTGCGTTCGGCGAAGCCCGCGCGGAGCAGTCCGTGCCCGATGCCGGCGAGTCCGGTGAGCAGTCCCGGGTGGGGGACGTGTCCCGGTGTCCCGCAGCGTGGGCCCGCTCCGTCGGTTCCGGCCAGCAGCGCGCCCGCCCGCCGGACCCAGTCGGCGCGGGTCTGCGGCAGCGCCTCGTGACCGAGCAGTTCGAGGATGCCCAGCTCGCCGTGGCACAGGCTGTCGTCGTGCGGTGGGCGGGTCTTGGCGACGGCGGCTGCCGTGCCGCGCGCCCAGGCGCCCAGCCGCGGGTCGGCGAGGGCCGCGGGGCTGTCGGCGACGGCGAGCGCGATCCCGGTCCGGCCCCGGCACCAGGAGCCGGACCGGTCCGACGCGGCGGTCGCCGCCCGCAACGCGGCCAGGCCCTTGCGCCGGTGTCCGTCGCCGCCGCCCGCCTCGGCGAACCGGAGCAGCGCCCAGCCGAGTCCGGCGGCGCCGTCGGCGAAACCGGCGGCGGTGGGCAGCGGAGCCTCGGTGATCCGGGCCGCGCAGCGCTGGGCGCCCTGCCACGCCTCGGCGTCCCCGGTGTTCCGGTGGGCGGCGAGCAGCGCCACCAGTCCCCCGGCCACGCCGCTCCGTACTCCGTACTCCGTCTCCGTCTCGGCGGCGGTGCGGGTGAGACGGACGGCCGAACCGGCCCATTCGCGGATCTGCGGATCGTCGAGCAGCCGCGCCACCTCGGTCAACGCGTAGGTGATGCCGCCGAGTCCGGCGAACGCGCCGGAGCCGAGCGGACCGAGTTCGTCGGGGAGGCCGTGCAGGGTGGCGAGCAGTCCGGGCACGGCGGTGAGGGCGCTGCGAGCGGCCTCCGCGTAGCGGTCGGCGCCGGTGAGGGCCGCGAGTTGGGCGAGGAACAGCGCCGGGCCGGTGTATCCGCCCGCCAGGTCGGCGGCCATCGGGCCCAGTCGCCAGTAGCGTTCGCCGAGCAGTTCGAGGCCGATCCAGTTGGTGCGGTCGTGGCCGTGGTAGGCGAGTGAGACCAGCAGGTCGCCCACCGAACGGGCGGCCGAGAGCAGATGTTCGGGTTCGGGGGCGGTGGCGGCGGTCCGTTCCCGGGCGGCGCCCGCGACGTGGTGGGCGAAGGTGGCGGACGTGCTCACCATGGCGGCCCTGATGATCCACTCCTGGTCCTGGCGGTCCACCGGGCCCAGGGCGGCCAGCTTGGCGTCGACCCTGGCCAGGCCCGGTTCCGCCGACGGGCCCGGCAGCCGCCGGCCGGACGCGCTCCACAGATCGGTGCTGTCGGGCCGGGTGGTGAACAGGGGTACGTCCCCGGCCCACAGGTCCGTCAGTTCGTCCTCGACCAGCACGGGCAGCCCGGCGCCCAGCGCGTCGGTGTGGAGGAGTTCGAGGACCTTCTGCCGCTCGTCGGCGTTCCTCAGCAGGTCCGGGTGGGTCGATTCGTCGAGCAGTGTGGCGTAGACGCGGGTGGGCCGGGCCACCACCCGGACCGCGTCCCCCGCGAAGGCGTGGAGCAGCCCCTCCGGTCCGGTCAGCTCCGCGCGGGCGGCCCTGACCGCCTCGTACCCGGCCCGGAATCCGGAGAGAAGGGCCTCGGTGTAGGCGGTCGGGTCCACGGCGGCGCCGAGCAGCCGGGGCTGGTTGGAGGACTCGGTGAAGCGGTGGGCTCGGCGCACCAGCCGCATCTCGTCGGTGCCCGCCCCCGCCCAGTCGACCCCTTCGACGGGGGAGAGCGCGGCCCGGCCGCCGCCGATGCCGGAGACGTCGAGGGCGCTCTCGTCGCCGACGAACAGCTGGGGCAGCAGACCGACGCGGTACACCGACCGCTGGAGCGCCCGCGCCGCCGGGTCGTCCGTCCCGTCCGCGGGCTCGGCCGGGTGGAACAGGGTCTCGACGTCGACGAGGACCGGGTGTTCACCGCAGGCGATCACGTTCTCGTAGTGCAGATCGGTCCCGTCGAGGACGTGCAGCAGCGCGAGCAGTGCGCCCTGGCGCCGGTAGAACGACTCGACGAGGTCCGCCGAGGGACAAGGGCGCTCCTCGGCGAACTCGACCCAGCCGTACGTCCCCCGGTCGAGCAGTGCGAGCACCCGCAGGTCGGGGGTGCCGGGGAGGGTGTTGAACCACTCGGCCAGTTCGTTGAAATGCCGGTGCGCGCTCAACGGGCGTGGTTTGTACACGAGTCCGGTGCCGTCCGCGAAGCGCAGCAGCATGACGGTCCGCCCACCGTGGTGGCTGTCACCCGCGGCCGGGTCGACGGAGACCAGCCGGCCCGGAACCCGGCCGACGAGCGGTCCGGCGGCGAGCAGCGCCCGGTCGGCGGCGAGCCTGTCCAGCATTTCGGCGAGCGCGGCGGCGGCGTCCAGACTGGTCCGGGCGAGCAGCCGGGCGAGCACCGCGTACTCCGTGAGCAGTGCGGTGAGGCCGTCACGCCGGCCGGTGAGCCGGAGGAAGTCCCGGAAGCGTTCCGCCGGGGTGGCGCCGCCGAGCCGTCCGGACACCCGGGCGACGTTGAGTTCCAGTACGAGGGTGCGGGCGGCGATCCGGGCGAGCCTGCGGCTGAGGTGGCGTACGAAGTCCGCCCGGACCGCGGGGAGGTCGACGTCCCGGTCCGTACCGTCGGGCAGTGAACGCAGCGACCGCTCGACGGCGCACTCGGCGAACGGCGCCAGGACGGTCTCGAATCCGGCCAGGCCCGGCCGGCCGGTGTCCGCCGCCTCCGCCGTCCTCGGTTCGAGCGGCGCCGCGGAAAGCACTTCCTCCGTGAACGCCGCCCAGTCCGGGCGCGGTTCACGGTCGGACCGCCGCGCGGTCAGGCCCGGCCACCACCAGTCGTCCGGGACTTCGTGCCGTGCGGAGGGGCGCGGTCCCCCGACCGCGCCCCCCACGCCGGGGGCACCCCCTGCCGCCGTCCGGCCGGACGGCGCCGCCGTGCCCGAAACGTCCCCCGACGCGGCTCGGACACCCGCTGCCCCGGTACCCGGGCCCTCCCCCGTCGTGGGACGGCCGATCGCGTCCCCCGTGCGTATCTCGTCCGTTCCCGCCATCGCCGCACCCCCTTCGTCCCGGAGCACCGCCGTCCGCCGGCCTGCCCTCGACCGACATCCTTCCCCCCGCACCATCCCTGTGCATGGGGGCCCGTCCCCCATCTTTGTGCCGGGCGGCGCGCAGCATCCGCCCTGAGCCCGACGGTCCCGCCCGCACGGGCCCCCTGGAGTGAACTCCGTCCGGGGTGAACGCCGCCCGGCCGGGTAGCCGCGCGGGAGCGGCGCGAACGGTACGCGTGTTCCGGTGGGCGCCCCCGCGCGTCGCACACGTCCGCGCGGGGGCCTCCTGCGGAAGGATCGGTTCCGGGGCGACCGCGGTGGGCGGACCGTCCGCGAAGTCACCGGAGAGGAGCACCGTGCCGGAATCGGATGTCGTCATCGTGGGCGCGGGCGCGGCCGGGCTCTCCCTCGCGTACCGGCTGTGCGACCCGGCGGCGGCCGGCGGGCCCGTCTCCGTGGTTCTCGTCGACGCGCCGCCCGGACCGCTGCGGCCGCCCCCGCGGACCTGGTGCTTCTGGGAAGCGCCCGGCGGGGAGTACGACGCGGTCCTCACCGCGTCCTGGGACCGGCTGCGGGTACGGGGGGCCGACGGGGGCGCCGCGCTCGGCGAGCCCGCTCCGCTGCGCTACAAGATGCTCCGCTCGGACGACTTCGGGACGCTGGTCGGCCGGCGGCTGGACACCGCCGACCGGTTCCGCGCCGTCGAGGCGACGGTGGACTCGGTCCGTGACGTTCCCGGTGGGGGCGAGGTGAGGGGCCGTGACGCGTCCGGCGCGGAGGTCACCCTGCGGGCCCGCTGGGTCTTCGACTCCCGCCCGCCCGCGCGGATGCCACCGGCCCGCACCACGCTGCTCCAGCACTTCATGGGCTGGTTCGTCCGTACCGAGAGGCCGGTCTTCGACCCGGGGACGGCGGATCTGATGGACTTCCGCACGCCCCAGCCCGCACACGGACTCTCGTTCGGATATGTGCTGCCGCTCGGCCCGCGCACGGCGCTCGTGGAGTACACGGAGTTCTCCCGCACCGTGCTGGACACCGCCGGGTACGAGCGGGCGCTGCGCCGCTACACCGGGGAGATCCTCGGCATCGCGCCGTTCCGGGTCACCGCCGCGGAGCGGGGCGTCATCCCCATGACCGACGGCCGCTTCCCGGGGCGTACCGGACGTTCGGTGTTCCCCATCGGCACGGCGGGCGGCGCCACCCGGCCGTCCACCGGCTACACCTTCGCCGCCGTGCAGCGGCAGAGCCGGGCCGTCGCCGCCCGGCTGCTGAGCGGCCGGAGCCCCAGGACGCCCGCCCCGCACGGCGCGCGGTCCCGGGCCATGGACGCGGTGCTGCTCCGGGCCCTGGACAGCGGGCGGGTGGACGGCGCGGAGTTCTTCTCCGGGCTGTTCCGTACCGTTCCGGCGGAACGCCTGCTGCGCTTCCTCGACGGCCGTTCCCTGCTGTACGAGGACCTGTTGATCGGCCTGCGCACCCCGGTCGGGCCCATGCTCCGGACGGTCGCCGAGCTGCCGTTCCTGCCCCGGCGCCCCCTCTCGCCGCAGCCGTCCCGCTCCCCCGTGCCCGGCCGGGGAACCGCCCCGGGCACAGACCAGGACACCCCGAGAACGGATCAGGAAGAGGCCACTTCATGACCCAGCCGTACGACGACCGACGCACCGGCGTGACCACCCGCGGGGCGGCCCGGACGGGGACCGCCCCGCGGGGCAGGGACCGTCGGGCCGCGCTGCTGCCCGCGCCGCCGGGGCGCCACCGTTTCCCGGGAGAGGCGCCCGCGGTTGCCGTGATCGGCGGTGGCATCGCCGGGCTGGCGGCGGCCACCGCGCTGGCCGAACGGGGCGCGCACGTCACGCTCCACGAACGCGGACCGACCCTGGGCGGGCGTCTGGCGGGCTGGCCCGTGGTGCTGTCCGACGGCTCCACGGCCACCATGAGCCGTGGCTTCCACGCCTTCTTCCGCCAGTACTACAACCTACGCGGGCTGCTGCGCCGGGTCGATCCGGGGCTGGACTCGCTCACCGGTCTGCCGGACTATCCCCTGCGCCACGGTGGTTCCGGACTCCGTGACAGCTTCGCCCGGGTGCCGCGGACCCCGCCGTTCAGCGCCGTCGGATTCGTGGCGCTCAGCCCCACGTTCGGCTGGCGTGATCTGTTCCGGATGGACGCGCGCGCCGCGCTGCCCCTGCTGGACGTGCGTGTCCCCGAGGTCTACGCGCGGTTGGACGGGGTGAGCGCGCACGACTTCCTGGCGCGGGTCCGGTTCCCCGAAGCCGCCCATCATCTGGCCTTCGAGGTGTTCTCACGGAGCTTCTTCGCCGATCCTCGCGAGTTGTCGGCCGCCGAGCTGGTGCTGATGTTCCACATCTACTTCCTCGGGTCCAGCGAAGGTCTTCTCTTCGACGTGCCGAACGAGCCGTTCCCGCAGGCGCTGTGGAATCCGCTGCGCCGGTACCTGGAGGGGCACGGTGCCCGGGTACGCACCGGCACGGCGGTGGAGAGTGTGGCGCCCGTGCCGGGTGGCGGGCTCTCCGTGACCGCCGAGGGCCGGACGCGCCGCCATGACGCGCTCGTGCTGGCGCTGGACACGGAGGGGCTGCGCACGGTGGTCGCCGCCTCGCCCGAGCTGGGGGACGGACCGTGGCGTGCGCGGATCGGCCGGCTGCGGACGGCGCCGCCGTTCCTGGTGTCGCGGCTCTGGCTGGACCGGCGGGTGGCGCCGGAGCGGCCCGGCTTCCTGGGCACGAGCGGCTACGGCCCGCTGGACAACGTGAGCGTGCTGGAGCGCTGGGAGGGCGAGGCCGCCCGCTGGTCACGGCGTACCGGCGGCTCGGTGGTCGAGCTGCACGCGTACGCCGTCGCACCGGACGCGGACCGGGAGAAGCAGCAACGCCTCCTGCTGGACGAGTTGCACCGGGTGTACCCGGAGACGGCCCACGCCCGCGTCGTCGACGCCCGGCACGAATGGCGCGCGGACTGCCCGCTGTTCCCGGTGGGCGGTTACGCCGATCGCCCCACGGTGCGCACCCCGGACCCA from the Streptomyces sp. AM 4-1-1 genome contains:
- a CDS encoding FAD-dependent oxidoreductase, which encodes MTQPYDDRRTGVTTRGAARTGTAPRGRDRRAALLPAPPGRHRFPGEAPAVAVIGGGIAGLAAATALAERGAHVTLHERGPTLGGRLAGWPVVLSDGSTATMSRGFHAFFRQYYNLRGLLRRVDPGLDSLTGLPDYPLRHGGSGLRDSFARVPRTPPFSAVGFVALSPTFGWRDLFRMDARAALPLLDVRVPEVYARLDGVSAHDFLARVRFPEAAHHLAFEVFSRSFFADPRELSAAELVLMFHIYFLGSSEGLLFDVPNEPFPQALWNPLRRYLEGHGARVRTGTAVESVAPVPGGGLSVTAEGRTRRHDALVLALDTEGLRTVVAASPELGDGPWRARIGRLRTAPPFLVSRLWLDRRVAPERPGFLGTSGYGPLDNVSVLERWEGEAARWSRRTGGSVVELHAYAVAPDADREKQQRLLLDELHRVYPETAHARVVDARHEWRADCPLFPVGGYADRPTVRTPDPWVTVAGDLVRTELPVALMERAATSGFLAANALLEKWGVRGVPLWTVPSEGRSAALRALARLGGR